A segment of the Candidatus Cloacimonadaceae bacterium genome:
TTCCACATGGTTCCGCGTTGGCAGGGTGACAGCAATTTCATGAGCGTAATTTCAGGCGAACGCGTGATCCCTGAAGCATTTGAGCTTAGCTGGCAGAAGCTCAGAGACCAATTTGCCATACTGCTTACCCCCACGGAACTTTACTAATGAGTTTGACAGTTAACGGGGATCGAAAATCATTGTCCCCAAAACGCAAATGGTGGCTCTGGGCGTTAGTCTTTGTCGCTCTACTGGCGGTGCTGGCGATATTCTTGAAGGGGTATCTTCCGGGTGCCGGAGACGACCTGCCGGACGAAGATAGCATGCCCGCCATCAAAGTGGTGGTCGTAAACGGTTGCGGCTACGTTGGTTTAGCTTCCGAATATGAGAAATACATCATGTGTAAAAACATCGAGGTGCTCAGATTGGAAAACACGCGCAAGCCCTTGTATGACAAATCGATAATAGTAGTGAAAAAAGAAGATAAACAAGACCTGGAACGCCTGAAGAAGATGACCGGCATCCAGCGCTGGACAATGGCGCTGAACGAACATTACGATGCCCCGTTCATCATCATACTCGGACGCGATTACGAAGAATTTATAAAGTAAAGCCTGGAGGAGAGATTGCCCAGTAAAGAAAAACTGGAAGCCATCCTGGAATGGCTCCAAGACAAAAAAGCCGAGAACATCCGCATCTACGATGTGGAAAAGACCAGCGGCTACACGGACGTCATCGTTGTTTGCGAAGGCGGCGCGGATTTGCACAACAAGGCGATCGCCAATCATTTGATCGACATGGCGAAGGAATATAGCCTCAGCGTTATGAGCAAGGAAGGGATCGATTTCGGACATTGGATCCTGATCGATATCGGGGACGTCATCGTCCACATCTTCCTTTCCGAAACGCGCGATTATTACAAGATCGACGAGCTTTTCGAACGGGTCAAAAACCGCCAGCTTGAAGAGATTCCGGAATGATCAAACACATCCTGCATGAGCATATCGTTCAGACCCTGGACAAGCTCGGATACTCACACGAGCGTGATTTCAACGTGGAGATTCCGAATAATTCGGAGTTTGGTGACTATTCCACCAACGCGGCGATGGTTTTGGCAAGGGAAAACAAGCTTACTCCTAAGGCTCTGGCAGAAACGCTGCACAAGGAATTGAAAAAAAACAAGTCCTATAAAAAGGTGGAAATCGCCGGACCGGGGTTCATCAATTTCTACATCTCCGCGACCCTGTTTCAAAGGATGTTGTGGGACATCCACTTACAGGCGGATACCTATGCCCGTTCCGATTTTGGCAAGGAAGAGAAAGTTCTGCTGGAATTTGTCAGCGCCAACCCCACCGGCCCTTTAAATATCGTCAGCGCCCGTGCCGCCGCTTTTGGGGACACGCTTTACCGCGTGATGAAATACGTCGGCTACGCCCCCACCCGTGAATTCTATATCAATGACGCCGGCAACCAAGTGGACATCCTGGCGGAATCATTGGAGCTTCGCTTGCGCGAGATCCACGGTGAAAAGATCGGTGAATTCCCTTATGAAGCATATCACGGAGACTACGTCAAACACTTGGCGCACAAGCTAAACGCCGCTGAAGGCATACGCATCTTCATGATGCCTGAAAAAGACCGTATCGAACACCTCAAGGAATATGCCCTCAGCGAGTTGCTTAATATGCAAAGACACAGCCTGGAAAAATTCGGCGTCACTTTCGAAGCCTGGGTCTCGGAAAAGACCCTGCGCCAGGAAGGAGTAGTCGAAGAAGTGCTCAGCTATCTCACTGAAGCGGACTGCACTTATGAAAAAGATGACGCCATCTGGTTTTGTTCCACCAAGTTCGGGGACGACAAAGACCGCGTTCTGATGAAAAGCGACGGTTCGATCACATATTTCGTGCCTGATCTGGCTTATCATCTCACCAAGATCCAACGCGGCTACACCACTCTGATCGACGTCTTTGGTCCCGATCATCACGGCTATGTTCCGCGGCTAAAAGCTGCTTTCAAAGCCCTCAATTTTGATGACAATATGTTGGAGATCATCTTCCTGCAGCAAGTGAACCTCTTTGAAAGCGGAGAACGCGTCAAGATGAGCAAACGCGCCGGAAAGATCGTCACCATGGACGATCTGCTCAGTCTTGTGGGCAAGGACTCCGCTCGATATTTCTTCATAGCCCGCAAGGCAAACGCGCATCTCAATTTCGATCTGGAATTGGCGATGAAGAAGAACAATGAAAACCCCGTATATTATTGCCAATATGCCTACGCCCGCATCTGCAGTATCCTCAAAAAGGCAAAGAAGGATCGCGTCCTGCCCAAAACCTTCAAGAAAGAAATGTGTGCAAAGCTCAATAAACCGGAAGAGCTGGCGATCATCCAGAAACTCACGGATTTTCCCGAACTTCTGATCCTGATCTCCGTCCACCGCGAACCACACCGCTTGGCAAATTACATGGAAGAGCTATGCGGTCTTTTCCATCGTTATTACAACAAATATCAGGTGGTCAGCGAAAAGAACAAGGATCTCTCAAAAGCGAGGCTGCTCTTGATCGAGTGCATTAAAAACACGCTTGCCCTCTGCTTTGATATGATGGGAATCAGCGCACCGGAGAAGATGTAGGAACGCCATGCCGAGCATCCGCTATATGCAGGTTCAGGACAAAGATCAGGTGTATCGCATCGAGTGCGAAGCTTTTTCCACACCCTGGCCTAAAGATGCTTTTGAGGAAGATTCGATCTATGACCGATTTATCCTCTTCGATGGCGATACAGTGCTGGGCTATATCTTCTGCCACAGCGTTATAGACGAATGCACGATCGTCAATTTCGCCATCGATTCCACCCACAGACGCCAGGGCTATGGATCGATGCTGCTTGATCACGCGCTGAAAGCCACTTTGCCAAAAGAGGTCAAATATATCTATCTGGACGTCCGTGCATCCAATCTCGCCGCTCAGAGTATTTACCTCAAATTCGGTTTCAGGACGATCGGCATCCGCAGGCATTATTACAGCCAACCGGATGAAGATTCGCTCATAATGCAAAAGATCCTCGAAGGAAACGCTGATGAAAAACTATGACTTTCTGGTGATCGGCAGCGGCATTGCCGGGCTGGTCTATGCCCTGCGCGTTTCCGAGAAAGGAAAAGTGGCGCTCGTCACCAAAAAAGGCTTGTTTGACTGCAATACAGACTATGCCCAGGGTGGAATCGCAGCAGTGCTGGACGTGAGCGATTCCTTTATCCATCACATCGAGGACACTTACAAAGCCGGTGCGGAACTGGGCAAAAAACAGGTGATCAGCAAGATCATCGAAGAAGGTCCCAAGCTCATCCAATACCTGATCGATCAGGGTACTGATTTTACCAAACGCGCGGAAAACTATGATAAGAGCCTTGAAAACCTTTCGCTCAACATGGAAGGCGGGCACACCCATCGGCGAGTTGCATATTCAGCGGATTCTACCGGGCACCAGATTATGCAAGCTTTGGTCGCGCGTTGTCTCGAAAACGCAAATATCGACATCTTTGAAAACCACATCGCCATCGACCTGATCACTCAGCACCACATCGTTCAGGACGACGGTTTCATCCCCGGAATTTCCTGTTGGGGCGCCTATGTGATGGATTGTTCCAGCCTTGAAGTGCAAATCTTTCGTGCCCGCAAGACGATGATGGCTACCGGCGGCGCAGCGCAGATCTATGCTCACAACACCAATCCGGACATCGCCACCGGCGACGGCATGGCAATGGCACGTTTGGCAGGAGCCCGCTTGGCGAATATGGAGTTTGTCCAGTTTCATCCCACTGCCTTTTGGAGACCGGGAGGAGGCACTTTCCTGATCAGCGAAGCGCTGCGAGGCGAGGGAGCTATCCTGCGTCTTTCCGATGGCAGCTCTTTTATGGAAAACTATCATCCTCAGGGAAATCTTGCCCCCCGCGATGTTGTTTCCCGCGCCATTGATGCCGAACTCAAGAAAAGAGGCGAGAAATTCTGTTATCTGGATGCCACCGGCATCCCCACTGAAATCTTGAAAAGCCACTTTCCCTTTATCGACAAACGCTTGATGGAGCACGGCATCGATTTTTGCACAATGCCCATACCTGTGGCCCCGGCGGCGCATTATTTCTGTGGCGGAGTGCTTTCCACCATTGAAGGCATCACCGATATCCGTAATCTCTTTGCTGCCGGAGAAGTTGCTTGCAGCGGTCTGCATGGCGCTAACCGCCTGGCGTCGAACTCGCTATTGGAAGCCCTCGTGATCTCGTGGCACGCCGGAAACCATCCTTCAAACGATGAAGCGGTGGATTTTCCCACAATCCCGCACTGGCATAAGAAGGACAATTTCAACGAAAACGAGTGGGTCGTGATCTCCCACAACCGCGAGATCATCGGCACGATCATGCACGGCTACGTAGGCATCCGCCGATCAAGACGCTTGCTTAAATATGCTCTGACGAGGATTGAAAACATCTATAACGAGATCAACAATTTCTACCAACACAACGCCGTCCGCAAGGAAGTAGTCGAAACCAGAAACATGGCAATTATCGCCATTGCAGTCATCCGCAGCGCTTTGATGCGCAAGGAAAGCCGTGGCACGCATTTTCTGATTGACAACCCCGAGCGCAACGACGCCATCTTTCAGACCGATACAATCATTTGAGTAACCATGAGCGGATTTTTCATCACATTTGAAGGCATCGAAGGCAGCGGAAAGAGCACCCAGATCAGGATGTTAGGCGATAAACTGGCATTGCATGGCATTGATTGCGTCATCACCCGCGAACCTGGCGGACCTCCGATCTCCGAAGCGATCCGCAAGATCCTGCTCGATCCGGCAAACAAAGAAATGCTCCCCGAAACCGAATTACTTCTCTACATGGCAAGCCGCGCCCAACACAGCGGCGAGTGGATCATTCCAGCCCTTGAAAGTGGAAAGATCGTGCTTTGCGACCGCTACTACGATTCCACCTTTGCCTATCAGGGCGCCGCGCGCGACCTTGATCTCAATTTTATTCATGCTCTCACCAGTTTTGCCACCTTTGCGACGGTGCCGGACATCACTTTTTTGATCGATCTGCCCGTGACCACAGGGCTGACGAGAATCCAAAACCGCAAGCTCGACCGCCTCGAGATGGAGGACATCTCTTTCCACGATAAAGTGCGCAAACAGTATTTGGCGATTGCCGCCGCCGAACCTTTCAGATATATTATCCTTGACGGTCAAAAGGAACCGGATAGGATTCACGACGATATTTTTCACAGTGTTTTAGCCCGAATAGGAGTTCAGTAATGACAAAACCCAAACACAGACTCGCCCTGATCACTATCGCCGGAATTTGGCTGCTTTCGGCTATCCTGCTCTTCGCAGCCACCAACGCCTTCGCCCAAACCCAGAGCAAAGGAACGGATATTTATTCCCAGCTCGGGCTTTTCAGCGATGTGCTCAACCGTCTGAAACAAAATTATGTGACCGATCTCAACGACGAAGAACTGATTAAAGCTGCGATCGTCGGCATGCTGGGCTCCACGGACCCCCACACCACCTATTTCACCGCGGATGAATTCAAGGATTTCACCACCAGCACCAAAGGCGCTTTCGGAGGCTTGGGAATCCAGATCGACAAGATCGGGGACTATGTGACCGTCGTATCTCCCATCGAAGGAACGCCGGCATACCGGATGGGCATCACTGCCGGAGACCGGATCATCAAGGTGGACGACAAGAACATCGTCGGACTGAGCACAGACGAAGCTATCAAGCTCATGCGCGGAGACGTCGGAACCCAGGTCATCATCACGATCAGCCGTCCCGGCATCGCCAAGGCTCTCGAATTTATCATTATTCGCGAAACCATCAAAATCAAGAGCGTGCCATATTTTTTCAAGCTTTCAAACAATGTGGGCTATATCCGCATCAGCCAGTTCAACGAAAACACCATCAACGAGCTGCGCACCGCCTTGACCGAGCTTGAAAGCCAAAACATCCGCGGCTTGATCCTTGACCTCAGATGGAATCCCGGTGGATTGCTGGATCAGGCAGTGGACACCGTAAACGAATTTATCGGCTCCGGCAAACTCGTAGTCGAAACCAAGGGTAAAACCATCGCCTCCAACCGCCAACATTTCACCCGTTTCAGCACCAAAGCCCGCAACTATCCCATCGTCGCGCTTGTGAACGAAGCTTCCGCCAGCGCTTCCGAGATATTTGCCGGATCTTTGCAGGACTGGGACAAGGGACTCGTGATGGGAAAAACGACCTTTGGAAAGGGCAGCGTCCAACAGCTTTTCACCCTCTCCAACGGCAGCGGCGTCAAGGTCACAACCTCCTATTATTATATCAAATCCGGCAGATGCATCCATAAGATGCTGAACGACCAGATATTGAAAGGGAAAACGGTCAGCGAAAGCGAGATCAAGGAAGATGATAAACGCAACCATGAAAAGATCTATCACACCGTCAACAAACGCGAGGTTTTTGGCGGAGGAGGCATCACTCCGGATATCGAAACGGAATCGGATCTGCTCACTCTCTTTGGCGCCGAGCTGCGTCGCAAAAGCATCTTCTTCAACTGGGCGGTCGATTATCTTGTGGAGCACGAACACAAAGTCTCAAAGGACATCGTCATCGACAACGACATCATGGAAGATTTTCTCCGCTATGCAAGAAACAACGATATCAAATATAGTGCCGCCGATCTCGACAGCGCCAAAACCTTTATCCGCAACACGATCAAGAGCGAGCTTATCCGCAAGGTATATGGCGATTCCGAAGCATATAAAGTAACCATTTCCATGGACAAACAACTCCAAAGCGCGATCGATCTCTTTGACCGTTTCAGCACCATGGACGCAATGTTTGAGCACGCCCGCTCTTTGAAAAAGAAATAACCCTGGGAGAAAACACCATGTCATTTGATCCCGCCCTGCGCAACATGTTGATCTTTCTCGTTGATGATGAGGCGATCAACCTCAAGCTGCTTAAGACCATTCTCAACCAAGCCGGATTTGAGAACGTGATGCAATTCATATCCGGTGAAGATATGCTCTCAGTGCTC
Coding sequences within it:
- a CDS encoding LytR C-terminal domain-containing protein — its product is MSPKRKWWLWALVFVALLAVLAIFLKGYLPGAGDDLPDEDSMPAIKVVVVNGCGYVGLASEYEKYIMCKNIEVLRLENTRKPLYDKSIIVVKKEDKQDLERLKKMTGIQRWTMALNEHYDAPFIIILGRDYEEFIK
- the rsfS gene encoding ribosome silencing factor encodes the protein MPSKEKLEAILEWLQDKKAENIRIYDVEKTSGYTDVIVVCEGGADLHNKAIANHLIDMAKEYSLSVMSKEGIDFGHWILIDIGDVIVHIFLSETRDYYKIDELFERVKNRQLEEIPE
- the argS gene encoding arginine--tRNA ligase, translated to MIKHILHEHIVQTLDKLGYSHERDFNVEIPNNSEFGDYSTNAAMVLARENKLTPKALAETLHKELKKNKSYKKVEIAGPGFINFYISATLFQRMLWDIHLQADTYARSDFGKEEKVLLEFVSANPTGPLNIVSARAAAFGDTLYRVMKYVGYAPTREFYINDAGNQVDILAESLELRLREIHGEKIGEFPYEAYHGDYVKHLAHKLNAAEGIRIFMMPEKDRIEHLKEYALSELLNMQRHSLEKFGVTFEAWVSEKTLRQEGVVEEVLSYLTEADCTYEKDDAIWFCSTKFGDDKDRVLMKSDGSITYFVPDLAYHLTKIQRGYTTLIDVFGPDHHGYVPRLKAAFKALNFDDNMLEIIFLQQVNLFESGERVKMSKRAGKIVTMDDLLSLVGKDSARYFFIARKANAHLNFDLELAMKKNNENPVYYCQYAYARICSILKKAKKDRVLPKTFKKEMCAKLNKPEELAIIQKLTDFPELLILISVHREPHRLANYMEELCGLFHRYYNKYQVVSEKNKDLSKARLLLIECIKNTLALCFDMMGISAPEKM
- the rimI gene encoding ribosomal protein S18-alanine N-acetyltransferase → MPSIRYMQVQDKDQVYRIECEAFSTPWPKDAFEEDSIYDRFILFDGDTVLGYIFCHSVIDECTIVNFAIDSTHRRQGYGSMLLDHALKATLPKEVKYIYLDVRASNLAAQSIYLKFGFRTIGIRRHYYSQPDEDSLIMQKILEGNADEKL
- the nadB gene encoding L-aspartate oxidase, encoding MKNYDFLVIGSGIAGLVYALRVSEKGKVALVTKKGLFDCNTDYAQGGIAAVLDVSDSFIHHIEDTYKAGAELGKKQVISKIIEEGPKLIQYLIDQGTDFTKRAENYDKSLENLSLNMEGGHTHRRVAYSADSTGHQIMQALVARCLENANIDIFENHIAIDLITQHHIVQDDGFIPGISCWGAYVMDCSSLEVQIFRARKTMMATGGAAQIYAHNTNPDIATGDGMAMARLAGARLANMEFVQFHPTAFWRPGGGTFLISEALRGEGAILRLSDGSSFMENYHPQGNLAPRDVVSRAIDAELKKRGEKFCYLDATGIPTEILKSHFPFIDKRLMEHGIDFCTMPIPVAPAAHYFCGGVLSTIEGITDIRNLFAAGEVACSGLHGANRLASNSLLEALVISWHAGNHPSNDEAVDFPTIPHWHKKDNFNENEWVVISHNREIIGTIMHGYVGIRRSRRLLKYALTRIENIYNEINNFYQHNAVRKEVVETRNMAIIAIAVIRSALMRKESRGTHFLIDNPERNDAIFQTDTII
- the tmk gene encoding dTMP kinase — translated: MSGFFITFEGIEGSGKSTQIRMLGDKLALHGIDCVITREPGGPPISEAIRKILLDPANKEMLPETELLLYMASRAQHSGEWIIPALESGKIVLCDRYYDSTFAYQGAARDLDLNFIHALTSFATFATVPDITFLIDLPVTTGLTRIQNRKLDRLEMEDISFHDKVRKQYLAIAAAEPFRYIILDGQKEPDRIHDDIFHSVLARIGVQ
- a CDS encoding S41 family peptidase, which translates into the protein MTKPKHRLALITIAGIWLLSAILLFAATNAFAQTQSKGTDIYSQLGLFSDVLNRLKQNYVTDLNDEELIKAAIVGMLGSTDPHTTYFTADEFKDFTTSTKGAFGGLGIQIDKIGDYVTVVSPIEGTPAYRMGITAGDRIIKVDDKNIVGLSTDEAIKLMRGDVGTQVIITISRPGIAKALEFIIIRETIKIKSVPYFFKLSNNVGYIRISQFNENTINELRTALTELESQNIRGLILDLRWNPGGLLDQAVDTVNEFIGSGKLVVETKGKTIASNRQHFTRFSTKARNYPIVALVNEASASASEIFAGSLQDWDKGLVMGKTTFGKGSVQQLFTLSNGSGVKVTTSYYYIKSGRCIHKMLNDQILKGKTVSESEIKEDDKRNHEKIYHTVNKREVFGGGGITPDIETESDLLTLFGAELRRKSIFFNWAVDYLVEHEHKVSKDIVIDNDIMEDFLRYARNNDIKYSAADLDSAKTFIRNTIKSELIRKVYGDSEAYKVTISMDKQLQSAIDLFDRFSTMDAMFEHARSLKKK